A region from the Paenarthrobacter aurescens genome encodes:
- a CDS encoding alpha-1,4-glucan--maltose-1-phosphate maltosyltransferase, which yields MVVTKTARTITALKSKTTTDITEGLRFGRFPITAVQPVVEGGRFPAKALPGEDLAVGATVFREGHDQLGVSAVLLDPRGKERQRVRLTPAQGEQWKGLDRWEGLITPTGTGAWSFVIEAWHDRYGTWHHNAEVKVGAGIDVELMLAEGAALLAEAADDAGRSAVEKRTLRAASVVLADTTKTAEERLGAGFSTEVLAAVGRVPIRELVTVSERFPLQVERDLAGRGSWYEFFPRSEGAVLDHSTGVWTSGNFRTAAGRLDAVADMGFDIIYLPPIHPIGFQHRKGRNNTLTPGPQDPGSPWAIGSKDGGHDAIHPDLGTFEDFDAFVARANELGLEVALDLALQAAPDHPWVTSNPEWFTTRVDGSIAYAENPPKKYQDIYPLNFDNDPAGLSKEILRIVQLWISHGVKVFRVDNPHTKPVWFWEWLIGKINKKNPEVVFLAEAFTRPPMMHALGRAGFQQSYSYFTWRNTKTELEQYFQEVSHETAAFFRPNFFVNTPDILTEYLQYGGPAAFKIRAVLAATASPLWGVYAGYELYEHVARPGAEEYIDNEKYEYKARDWEGAAESGRTLAPYITRLNTIRKDHMALGDLQNLTLHSSTDDATIVYSKHKTLPDGTKDTLIIVVNVDPHSTRESTVSLDLAALQLDPSDLNEDGQFRVDDLISGQSWAWGEHNYVRLDAHVEPAHILSIRRQP from the coding sequence GTGGTTGTGACGAAAACCGCGCGAACCATCACCGCCCTGAAATCCAAGACGACTACGGACATCACCGAGGGACTTCGCTTCGGCCGGTTCCCCATCACGGCCGTGCAGCCGGTGGTTGAGGGTGGCCGTTTCCCGGCGAAGGCTTTGCCGGGTGAAGACCTGGCTGTAGGCGCCACGGTCTTCCGTGAAGGCCACGACCAGCTTGGCGTCTCTGCCGTTCTGCTCGATCCCAGAGGCAAGGAGCGTCAGCGTGTCCGCCTGACCCCGGCCCAGGGCGAGCAGTGGAAGGGCCTGGACCGCTGGGAGGGCTTGATCACCCCCACCGGCACCGGTGCCTGGTCCTTTGTCATCGAGGCCTGGCATGACCGTTACGGCACCTGGCACCACAATGCCGAGGTCAAGGTAGGAGCCGGCATTGACGTTGAGTTGATGCTCGCCGAGGGCGCTGCCCTCCTGGCCGAAGCAGCCGACGACGCCGGTCGCAGCGCCGTGGAAAAGCGCACCTTGCGTGCCGCTTCGGTGGTGTTGGCCGATACCACCAAGACTGCCGAGGAGCGCCTTGGCGCCGGTTTCAGCACTGAGGTGCTGGCCGCCGTCGGACGCGTTCCCATCCGCGAACTGGTGACCGTTTCCGAGCGGTTCCCGCTGCAGGTGGAGCGCGACCTCGCAGGCCGCGGTTCCTGGTACGAGTTCTTCCCCCGCTCAGAGGGCGCCGTGCTGGATCACTCCACCGGTGTTTGGACTTCGGGCAACTTCCGTACGGCGGCCGGAAGGCTCGACGCCGTAGCGGACATGGGGTTCGACATCATCTACCTGCCGCCCATCCACCCGATTGGTTTCCAGCACCGCAAGGGGCGCAACAACACGTTGACGCCGGGCCCGCAGGATCCCGGTTCGCCGTGGGCCATCGGCTCGAAGGATGGCGGCCATGACGCCATCCACCCGGATCTGGGCACGTTTGAGGACTTTGATGCGTTCGTGGCCCGTGCCAACGAGTTGGGGCTCGAGGTTGCTTTGGACCTGGCCTTGCAGGCAGCTCCGGACCATCCTTGGGTGACGTCCAACCCGGAATGGTTCACCACCCGTGTGGACGGCTCCATCGCTTACGCGGAGAACCCTCCGAAGAAGTACCAGGACATCTACCCCCTGAACTTCGACAACGATCCCGCCGGGCTTTCCAAGGAGATCCTGCGGATCGTGCAGTTGTGGATCAGCCACGGCGTGAAGGTTTTCAGGGTGGACAATCCGCACACCAAGCCTGTCTGGTTCTGGGAATGGTTGATTGGCAAGATCAACAAGAAGAACCCGGAAGTTGTTTTCCTGGCCGAAGCCTTCACCCGTCCGCCGATGATGCACGCATTGGGTCGCGCCGGATTCCAGCAGTCCTATTCCTACTTCACGTGGCGGAACACCAAGACCGAACTGGAGCAGTACTTCCAGGAGGTCAGCCATGAGACCGCGGCATTCTTCCGTCCCAACTTCTTTGTGAACACCCCGGACATCCTCACCGAGTACCTCCAGTACGGTGGGCCCGCGGCATTCAAGATCCGCGCAGTCCTGGCCGCTACGGCCAGCCCGTTGTGGGGCGTCTACGCCGGGTACGAGTTGTACGAGCACGTGGCCCGTCCCGGCGCGGAGGAGTACATCGATAACGAGAAGTACGAGTACAAGGCCAGGGATTGGGAAGGCGCTGCGGAGTCCGGACGGACGTTGGCGCCGTACATCACCAGGCTCAACACCATCCGCAAGGACCACATGGCCCTGGGCGATCTGCAGAACCTGACGCTGCACAGCAGCACTGACGACGCCACGATTGTGTACTCCAAGCACAAGACGCTGCCGGACGGTACCAAGGACACCTTGATCATTGTGGTCAACGTGGATCCGCACAGCACCCGCGAAAGCACAGTGTCCCTGGACCTCGCGGCACTGCAACTGGACCCTTCGGACCTCAACGAGGACGGACAGTTCCGCGTTGATGACCTCATCAGCGGCCAGAGCTGGGCGTGGGGCGAGCACAACTACGTGCGGCTGGACGCGCATGTTGAACCGGCGCACATTCTGAGCATCCGGAGGCAGCCTTAG
- the treS gene encoding maltose alpha-D-glucosyltransferase, producing MSFSPQNPSQYFTPKNTFELNAPGLQHDPHWYRKAVFYEVLVRAFADANGDGSGDFHGLIDKLDYLQWLGVDCLWLPPFFQSPLRDGGYDIADYTSVLDEFGTISDFKRLVAEAHARGVRVIIDLPLNHTSDQHPWFQESRKDPTGPYGDFYVWSDTDEKYQDARIIFVDTEESNWTFDPIRRQFFWHRFFSHQPDLNFENPKVIEALYDVVRFWLDQGIDGFRADAIPYLFEEDGTNCENLPATHTFLQDLRRMVDSNYPGRVIIAEANQPPHEVVEYFGTEEAPECHMAFHFPIMPRLYYALRDQKAAPIIETLRNTPEIPKGAQWGTFLRNHDELTLEMVPAEERAAMLGWYAPDPRMRANIGIRRRLAPLLDNSRSEIELINALLLSLPGSPFLYYGDEIGMGDNIWLDDRDAVRTPMQWNPDRNAGFSSADPGQLYLPVIQSLVYNYSMANVEAEAAHSGSLLRWTRQILSVRKNHPVFGLGGFRHIEADHEVVLAYVRELPAGNHEGEDAETILCVFNLSQHPVAAKLDIPEFAGRGLRDIFGGQPFPAVGDNGHLTVMLGSHSFYWLRVRSAFSNPSSPYTQAIPVVTSKG from the coding sequence GTGAGTTTTTCTCCGCAGAACCCCAGCCAGTACTTCACTCCGAAGAACACCTTCGAGTTGAACGCCCCAGGTCTCCAGCATGATCCGCACTGGTACCGCAAGGCAGTCTTCTATGAGGTACTGGTGCGGGCCTTTGCGGATGCCAACGGGGACGGTTCCGGCGACTTCCACGGCTTGATCGACAAACTGGATTATCTCCAGTGGCTGGGCGTTGACTGCCTGTGGCTGCCGCCGTTCTTCCAGTCCCCGTTGCGCGATGGCGGTTACGACATCGCGGACTATACGTCAGTACTGGACGAGTTCGGCACCATCAGTGATTTCAAACGGTTGGTGGCCGAGGCCCACGCACGCGGCGTCCGGGTGATCATTGACCTTCCGTTGAACCACACCTCGGACCAGCACCCGTGGTTCCAGGAATCACGGAAGGACCCCACGGGACCTTACGGCGATTTCTATGTGTGGAGCGATACTGATGAGAAGTACCAGGACGCGCGGATCATTTTTGTTGACACCGAGGAATCCAACTGGACGTTCGATCCCATTCGCCGGCAGTTCTTCTGGCACCGTTTCTTCAGTCACCAGCCTGACCTGAACTTTGAGAATCCGAAGGTCATTGAGGCTCTCTACGACGTTGTGAGGTTCTGGCTGGACCAGGGGATCGATGGCTTCCGTGCTGACGCCATTCCTTACTTGTTCGAAGAGGACGGCACCAACTGCGAGAATCTGCCGGCCACGCACACCTTCCTGCAGGACCTTCGCAGGATGGTGGACTCGAATTACCCCGGCCGGGTGATCATTGCCGAGGCCAACCAGCCACCGCATGAAGTGGTGGAGTACTTCGGCACTGAGGAAGCCCCCGAATGCCACATGGCCTTCCATTTCCCCATCATGCCCAGGCTGTACTACGCCTTGCGGGACCAGAAGGCCGCTCCCATTATTGAGACCCTGCGGAACACGCCGGAAATTCCCAAGGGGGCACAGTGGGGGACCTTCCTGCGCAACCATGACGAGCTGACGCTGGAGATGGTGCCGGCCGAAGAGCGTGCCGCCATGCTCGGCTGGTACGCCCCGGACCCGCGGATGCGGGCCAACATAGGTATTCGACGCCGGTTGGCGCCGCTGCTGGATAACTCCCGTTCCGAGATCGAGCTGATCAATGCGCTGCTGCTGTCCTTGCCGGGCAGTCCTTTCCTGTACTACGGGGATGAAATCGGCATGGGCGACAACATCTGGCTTGATGACCGCGATGCCGTTCGAACACCCATGCAGTGGAACCCGGACCGTAATGCAGGCTTCTCCAGCGCTGATCCGGGCCAGCTTTATCTTCCGGTCATCCAGTCTCTGGTTTACAACTACAGCATGGCCAATGTTGAGGCCGAGGCTGCGCACTCAGGTTCGCTGCTGCGCTGGACCCGGCAGATCCTGAGCGTTCGCAAGAACCATCCGGTGTTCGGTTTGGGCGGCTTCCGCCACATTGAAGCGGACCATGAGGTGGTGCTCGCGTACGTTCGGGAGTTGCCTGCCGGCAACCACGAAGGGGAAGACGCCGAGACCATCCTGTGCGTTTTCAACCTTTCCCAGCACCCCGTGGCGGCAAAACTGGACATTCCGGAGTTTGCGGGCCGGGGCCTGCGCGATATTTTCGGCGGCCAGCCTTTCCCGGCGGTCGGCGACAACGGTCACTTGACCGTGATGCTGGGCAGCCACAGCTTCTATTGGCTGCGGGTCCGCTCAGCATTTTCCAATCCCTCGTCGCCTTATACTCAGGCGATTCCCGTGGTGACCTCCAAAGGATGA
- a CDS encoding 1,4-alpha-glucan branching enzyme: MNKENLNPSIEGLLRTWLPGKRWFPVKRPDFALEQVGGFSLPPAGGETQLEVVLLAVTHRTADGGSRTDVVQVPLSFRSRPLPEAPTALLGEFTDPDLGLRLVYDAVYDADFVTAWLELMRSEGKVGGAQGHLTRGRVALPEHPTSVKVLSGEQSNTSVIIDDGHSAAIIKIFRVLAAGKNPEVELGAALTAAGTTEVPATLGWITGSWDGPSSNGSSTATGELTVAHEFLLGGLDAWRLAVEAAAAGKDFTAEARGLGAATATVHARLAETFGTLDGQEQGPEIIATVDRRVRGSWAEASSAVGPHDQQLNELLAALDPRDVGQLQRVHGDLHLGQILLVPGAEGQPGRWAILDFEGEPLRTIDERNTPDLPLRDVTGMLRSFDYAAGAATRENADAKVPETWVDDCAAAFLEGYSEVTPGTIDRRSPLFVALWLDKALYEVVYELRNRPDWLSIPVNASRRILDNTSRGKHAAATAEGNDMTGSARTERPRVPLHVDSETLERVAAGAYHAPHSVLGAHLDDHGHVTIRTVKHLAKSVVVVTEAGRTDMAHEAHGVWTAVLEPLQAGHVPDYRLEVVYDVEPVTIDDPYHYLPTVGEVDLHLIGEGRHERLWDVLGAHVQHYRSVLSEVDGVSFAVWAPNAQAVRVKGDFNGWDGRSHGMRSLGSSGVWEIFIPGVVAGACYKYEILTKSGHWIEKADPLAFGTEVPPLTASRVVDASYRFKDAEWMNARAAKDPHNSPMSVYEVHLGSWRLGLGYKELAKELVDYVKWLGFSHVEFMPVAEHPFGGSWGYQVTSYFAPTSRFGHPDEFRFLVDSLHQAGIGVLLDWVPAHFPKDSWALAQFDGQPLYEHSDPALGEHPDWGTLIFDFGRSEVRNFLVANALYWLEEFHIDGLRVDAVASMIYLDYSREEGQWRPNKFGGRENLEAISFMQEVNATVYKSHPGAIIIAEESTAFPGVTAPTNHGGLGFGLKWNMGWMHDSLKYISEDPINRKWHHGTITFSLVYAFTENFLLPISHDEVVHGKGSMLRKMPGDRWQQLANLRAFFAYQWAHPGKQLIFMGTEFGQEAEWSEQYGLDWFLADIPAHRGLQLLVKDLNELYTSTPALYQRDNEAGGFQWINGGDADHNVLTFIRWDHEGKPLVCAVNFSGGPHKDYILGVPAAGEWTEVLNTDAETYGGSGVVNAGSLKATTPGTDGQPAALSVTLPPLGASWFAPAE; encoded by the coding sequence ATGAACAAGGAAAACTTGAACCCCTCCATTGAAGGACTTCTCCGGACCTGGCTGCCGGGCAAGCGATGGTTCCCGGTGAAGAGGCCGGACTTTGCCTTGGAGCAGGTGGGCGGCTTCAGCCTGCCCCCTGCCGGCGGCGAAACGCAGCTGGAAGTTGTGCTGTTGGCGGTAACCCACAGAACGGCCGACGGCGGCTCGCGGACTGACGTTGTCCAGGTTCCGTTGAGCTTCCGGAGCCGGCCGCTGCCCGAGGCGCCCACGGCTTTATTGGGTGAGTTCACGGATCCTGATCTGGGCCTGCGGCTCGTCTATGACGCCGTCTATGATGCTGACTTCGTTACCGCCTGGCTGGAACTGATGCGCAGTGAAGGGAAGGTCGGCGGCGCCCAAGGACATCTGACGCGTGGCCGGGTGGCACTGCCCGAGCATCCCACGTCAGTGAAGGTCCTCTCCGGCGAGCAATCCAACACGTCCGTCATCATCGACGACGGTCATTCGGCAGCGATCATCAAAATCTTCCGTGTGCTCGCCGCCGGCAAGAACCCTGAAGTGGAACTCGGTGCCGCACTGACGGCAGCCGGGACTACCGAGGTTCCGGCCACGCTCGGTTGGATTACCGGCTCGTGGGACGGGCCGTCGTCGAACGGTTCCTCAACGGCCACGGGCGAGCTGACGGTCGCCCACGAGTTCCTCCTTGGGGGCTTGGATGCCTGGCGCCTGGCGGTTGAGGCCGCGGCAGCGGGCAAGGATTTCACGGCAGAAGCCCGCGGGCTCGGTGCCGCTACTGCCACGGTTCACGCCAGGCTGGCGGAGACGTTCGGTACCCTGGACGGGCAAGAGCAGGGTCCGGAGATCATCGCAACAGTAGACCGGCGTGTCCGGGGCTCATGGGCGGAAGCCTCTTCCGCCGTCGGGCCCCATGACCAGCAACTGAACGAGTTGCTGGCTGCTCTGGACCCCCGGGATGTGGGCCAGTTGCAGCGTGTCCACGGCGACCTCCACTTGGGCCAGATTCTTTTGGTACCCGGCGCTGAAGGGCAGCCGGGCAGATGGGCCATTCTGGACTTCGAGGGCGAGCCGCTCCGGACCATTGATGAACGCAATACCCCCGATCTTCCCTTGCGGGATGTCACCGGGATGCTGCGCTCCTTCGACTACGCAGCGGGTGCCGCCACGCGCGAGAACGCCGATGCCAAGGTGCCTGAAACCTGGGTGGATGACTGCGCTGCCGCGTTCCTTGAGGGTTATAGCGAGGTCACCCCGGGAACCATCGACCGCCGCTCGCCGCTCTTTGTGGCATTGTGGCTGGACAAGGCCTTATATGAGGTTGTTTACGAGTTGCGGAACCGGCCCGACTGGTTGTCGATCCCCGTGAATGCATCCCGACGAATCCTCGATAACACAAGCCGCGGCAAGCATGCGGCAGCTACAGCGGAAGGTAATGACATGACTGGCTCTGCACGCACCGAACGGCCGCGGGTTCCCCTGCACGTGGACTCCGAGACCTTGGAACGCGTGGCGGCAGGCGCCTACCATGCGCCCCACTCAGTTCTCGGCGCGCACCTGGACGACCACGGGCACGTCACCATCCGTACTGTGAAGCACCTGGCGAAGTCCGTGGTTGTGGTGACCGAAGCGGGCCGTACGGACATGGCCCACGAGGCACACGGTGTGTGGACTGCGGTCCTGGAACCGCTCCAGGCAGGCCACGTGCCTGACTACCGTTTGGAAGTGGTGTACGACGTCGAACCGGTCACCATTGATGACCCGTACCACTACCTGCCAACGGTGGGCGAGGTGGACCTGCACCTGATCGGTGAGGGCCGCCACGAACGTTTGTGGGACGTCCTCGGCGCACACGTTCAGCACTACCGCTCCGTGTTGAGCGAGGTGGACGGCGTCTCCTTCGCCGTCTGGGCACCCAACGCCCAAGCAGTCCGTGTGAAGGGCGACTTCAACGGGTGGGACGGCCGCTCGCACGGGATGCGTTCACTGGGCTCCTCGGGTGTGTGGGAAATCTTCATTCCCGGCGTTGTAGCAGGGGCGTGCTACAAATACGAGATCCTTACCAAGTCCGGACACTGGATTGAAAAGGCTGACCCCCTGGCCTTCGGCACCGAGGTCCCGCCACTGACTGCCTCCCGTGTTGTGGACGCCAGCTACCGGTTCAAGGATGCGGAATGGATGAATGCCCGCGCCGCCAAGGACCCGCACAACTCGCCCATGAGCGTCTATGAAGTCCATTTGGGATCCTGGCGCCTGGGCCTTGGCTACAAGGAACTTGCCAAGGAACTGGTGGACTACGTCAAGTGGCTGGGGTTCTCCCACGTTGAGTTCATGCCGGTGGCCGAGCACCCGTTCGGCGGTTCGTGGGGCTATCAGGTCACGTCCTACTTCGCTCCCACCTCGCGGTTCGGGCACCCGGATGAGTTCCGGTTCCTGGTTGATTCACTCCACCAGGCCGGGATCGGCGTCCTGCTGGACTGGGTACCTGCCCACTTCCCCAAGGACTCCTGGGCACTGGCGCAATTCGACGGCCAGCCGCTGTATGAGCATTCCGACCCCGCCCTGGGCGAACACCCTGACTGGGGAACCCTGATCTTCGACTTCGGTCGCAGCGAGGTACGGAACTTCCTGGTGGCCAACGCGCTGTACTGGCTGGAGGAATTCCACATCGATGGCCTCCGCGTGGACGCCGTTGCCTCCATGATTTACCTGGATTACTCCCGTGAAGAGGGGCAGTGGAGGCCCAACAAGTTTGGCGGCCGAGAGAACCTCGAAGCTATTTCCTTCATGCAGGAAGTCAACGCCACCGTCTACAAGTCCCACCCCGGCGCCATCATCATTGCGGAGGAATCCACCGCATTCCCTGGTGTCACGGCTCCCACCAACCACGGCGGGCTCGGCTTCGGCCTGAAGTGGAACATGGGCTGGATGCACGACTCCCTGAAGTACATCTCCGAGGACCCCATCAACCGCAAGTGGCACCACGGCACCATTACGTTCTCCTTGGTGTACGCCTTCACCGAGAACTTCCTGCTGCCCATCAGCCACGATGAAGTTGTTCACGGCAAGGGCTCCATGCTGCGCAAGATGCCCGGTGACCGCTGGCAGCAGCTGGCAAATCTGCGGGCCTTCTTCGCCTACCAGTGGGCGCACCCTGGCAAGCAACTGATCTTCATGGGCACTGAGTTCGGCCAGGAAGCGGAATGGTCCGAACAGTACGGGCTGGATTGGTTCCTCGCTGACATCCCCGCCCACAGGGGACTGCAACTCCTGGTCAAGGACCTCAACGAGCTCTACACGTCGACGCCGGCCCTTTACCAGCGCGACAACGAGGCCGGTGGTTTCCAATGGATTAACGGCGGCGACGCTGATCACAACGTCCTGACCTTCATCCGTTGGGACCATGAGGGCAAGCCTCTGGTCTGCGCGGTGAACTTCTCCGGCGGCCCGCACAAGGACTACATCCTGGGCGTGCCGGCGGCAGGGGAGTGGACTGAGGTCCTCAACACCGATGCTGAGACATATGGCGGCTCGGGCGTCGTGAATGCGGGATCGCTGAAGGCAACAACTCCTGGAACCGATGGCCAACCTGCAGCACTGTCTGTAACGCTGCCGCCGCTTGGTGCCTCGTGGTTCGCGCCGGCTGAGTAG
- a CDS encoding SRPBCC domain-containing protein, producing the protein MEDLFSHPESQPEASRQGEDGLEPLIITVVVPTNVSHAFQGFTDHPHLWWPLEFESVYGEGSHVEFEENLILETAEDGRTSVWGTIDDWQPPLSFHASWYPAGTPLWSTEIRVVFRAVEEGTEVRLIHDGWEGAEDPAASRASYAEGWPRVLDRYVRFMGGAVA; encoded by the coding sequence ATGGAAGATCTGTTTAGCCACCCAGAGTCCCAGCCCGAGGCGTCCAGGCAGGGCGAGGACGGTTTGGAACCCCTCATCATCACAGTGGTGGTGCCCACCAACGTTTCGCACGCCTTCCAGGGTTTCACCGATCATCCGCACCTCTGGTGGCCATTGGAATTTGAGAGTGTGTACGGCGAAGGATCCCACGTTGAGTTCGAAGAGAACCTGATCCTGGAGACTGCCGAGGATGGCCGCACATCCGTATGGGGAACAATCGACGACTGGCAGCCCCCGCTGTCCTTCCACGCCAGCTGGTACCCCGCCGGTACGCCGCTGTGGTCTACGGAGATCCGTGTGGTGTTCCGTGCTGTGGAGGAAGGCACGGAAGTACGCCTGATCCATGACGGTTGGGAAGGCGCGGAGGACCCCGCAGCTTCGCGGGCGTCCTACGCAGAAGGCTGGCCTAGGGTCCTTGACCGGTACGTGAGGTTCATGGGCGGAGCAGTTGCCTAG
- a CDS encoding N-acetyltransferase family protein has product MPRIRRLRAGDWQLLKAVRLEMLTDTPMAYGESVVAARRQTDTQWQERAAAMSGDDSITLVADLGVDGSKLCGLMRVVVKHPQAPEKPLQAMLISVYVAPAHRGLGLADQLLNESCKAAAEELGAGGIELGVHEENVRALAFYRRQGFETTGASRPYPQDASKLELVMERHLP; this is encoded by the coding sequence TTGCCTAGGATCCGCAGGCTCCGCGCGGGCGATTGGCAGTTGTTGAAGGCAGTACGGCTGGAGATGCTCACGGACACGCCCATGGCGTACGGGGAGAGCGTGGTTGCAGCGCGCCGGCAAACGGACACCCAATGGCAGGAGCGTGCAGCCGCAATGTCCGGGGATGACAGCATCACCCTGGTGGCAGATTTGGGCGTGGACGGCAGTAAACTGTGTGGCTTGATGCGTGTGGTGGTCAAGCATCCGCAAGCCCCGGAGAAGCCGTTGCAGGCCATGCTGATCAGTGTCTATGTAGCGCCTGCCCATAGAGGGCTGGGGCTGGCCGATCAACTGCTCAACGAATCATGTAAAGCTGCGGCGGAGGAGTTGGGTGCCGGAGGCATTGAGCTTGGCGTTCATGAGGAGAACGTCAGGGCGCTTGCGTTCTACCGGCGCCAGGGATTTGAGACTACGGGGGCCAGCCGTCCCTATCCGCAGGACGCCTCAAAGCTGGAGCTGGTGATGGAGCGGCACTTGCCCTAG
- a CDS encoding LacI family DNA-binding transcriptional regulator gives MTGIKDVAERAGLSVATVSRALSGKGNVSPASRERARSAAAELGFVLSYHASSLASGRTHNVGLVVPSVHRWFFSAVIEGASAALLEAGYDLTLYNIGENPEHRKSVFNDFLLRKRVDAVIAVSLELSEDEIQQLHAVHRPIVGIGGPLPGASTIRIDDSGIALKATNHLLGLGHTKIAHITGLEAYDQDFRLPGTRRSGFEKAMDDAGCPVRPEWIVSADFTIEGAYAAARQLLASAPERPTAVFAASDEMAIGTILAARDFGLRIPEDLSVMGIDGHDLGKVLGLTTIDQDAKGQGALAVRTLLGAINNGLVLEPADTRHPTKLVVRTSTAVPKASGS, from the coding sequence ATGACCGGCATCAAGGACGTCGCCGAGCGGGCTGGGCTGTCCGTTGCCACGGTCTCGCGGGCCCTGAGCGGCAAGGGAAACGTCTCCCCCGCCAGCCGGGAACGTGCCCGCTCCGCCGCCGCCGAGCTGGGATTCGTCCTGTCCTACCATGCATCCAGCCTGGCCTCCGGGCGCACGCACAATGTTGGATTGGTGGTTCCCTCGGTCCACCGCTGGTTCTTCTCAGCGGTGATCGAGGGAGCCTCCGCGGCGCTGCTTGAAGCCGGCTACGACCTCACCCTGTACAACATCGGAGAAAACCCCGAGCACCGAAAAAGCGTCTTCAACGATTTCCTGCTGCGCAAACGGGTGGACGCGGTCATTGCTGTATCGCTCGAGCTCAGCGAGGACGAGATCCAGCAGCTTCACGCAGTGCATCGGCCCATTGTGGGGATCGGCGGCCCCTTGCCCGGAGCATCCACCATCAGGATTGACGACTCCGGAATCGCGCTCAAAGCCACCAACCACCTGCTCGGTTTGGGACACACCAAGATCGCCCACATCACTGGGCTCGAAGCCTATGACCAGGACTTCCGCCTGCCCGGAACCCGCCGCAGCGGTTTTGAAAAAGCAATGGACGACGCCGGTTGCCCGGTCAGGCCCGAATGGATCGTTTCTGCGGACTTCACCATAGAAGGCGCTTACGCTGCCGCCCGCCAGCTGCTGGCCAGCGCACCCGAAAGGCCCACCGCAGTTTTCGCGGCGTCAGACGAAATGGCGATCGGCACCATACTTGCGGCCAGGGATTTTGGCCTGCGCATCCCTGAGGACCTCTCGGTGATGGGCATCGACGGCCACGACCTCGGCAAAGTCCTCGGCCTCACCACCATCGATCAGGACGCCAAGGGACAGGGGGCGTTGGCTGTCCGGACACTGCTCGGCGCGATCAACAACGGGCTGGTCCTGGAACCGGCCGATACCCGGCACCCCACCAAACTGGTGGTCCGGACAAGCACAGCCGTACCCAAGGCCAGCGGCTCCTGA